The Methylobacterium currus genome contains a region encoding:
- a CDS encoding GNAT family N-acetyltransferase has translation MPDTPLPADTQIRRPAGIQVRRLWSSDRNAVVSLFQSLDPDSRFDRFMGTVSEARAAAYASHAVAAEGQIFGAFTDGVLRGVGELRPAGTTAEAEIAFAVAPGHRGRGLGAALGARLAEAARNGGTRRLHLRCLPGNRRMRALAQRLGAELRLGGQEVHAVLALSPPTMFSLWREGVDGLFDVAAAASAACSAAWPVMTVV, from the coding sequence ATGCCAGATACCCCCCTGCCCGCCGACACCCAGATTCGGCGTCCTGCCGGGATCCAAGTCCGGCGCCTCTGGTCGAGCGACCGCAACGCGGTCGTGTCGCTGTTTCAAAGCCTCGACCCGGATTCGCGCTTCGACCGCTTCATGGGCACGGTGAGCGAGGCCCGGGCCGCGGCCTACGCGTCGCACGCCGTCGCTGCCGAGGGTCAGATCTTCGGCGCCTTCACGGACGGCGTCTTGCGGGGCGTCGGCGAGCTGCGTCCCGCCGGCACGACGGCCGAGGCCGAGATCGCCTTCGCGGTGGCGCCCGGCCATCGCGGCCGCGGGCTCGGCGCCGCCCTCGGCGCGCGCCTCGCCGAGGCCGCCCGCAACGGCGGCACGCGCCGGCTGCACCTGCGCTGCCTGCCCGGCAACCGGCGGATGCGGGCGCTGGCCCAGCGCCTCGGCGCCGAACTCCGCCTCGGCGGCCAGGAGGTGCACGCTGTCCTGGCCCTCAGCCCGCCGACGATGTTCTCGCTCTGGCGCGAAGGCGTGGACGGGTTGTTCGACGTCGCGGCGGCCGCCTCGGCGGCGTGCTCGGCCGCGTGGCCGGTCATGACGGTGGTCTGA
- the zapE gene encoding cell division protein ZapE, which produces MTHSPASTARGPVAARYDALVDSGAIERDSAQTDLVARLDGLIRDLAEVPPPSSPGVLGRLFGRKPEPVAGPPGLYVWGLVGRGKTMLMDLFHEAAPSPKRRVHFHAFMGDVHERIHRHRQALKQGTARGDDPIAPVAEALAAEARLLCFDEFTVTDIADAMILGRLFTALFARGVVMVATSNVEPDRLYEGGLNRALFLPFIEQLKERVAVVRLDSRTDFRLEKLGGSPVYHVPADEAAEAALTHAFRALSGEPKGRPTTIQVKGHEVAIPEAAGGVARFTFADLCARPLGAADYLTLAERFHTVIVEEIPVMDMPQRNEAKRFIILVDALYDTRTKLLASAAAEPTGLYLADSSREAFEFERTVSRLIEMRSEEYLALPHGRPDSEASGSSTGLVET; this is translated from the coding sequence GTGACCCACAGCCCCGCTTCCACCGCCCGCGGCCCGGTCGCCGCCCGCTACGACGCCCTGGTCGATTCGGGTGCGATCGAGCGCGATTCCGCCCAGACCGATCTCGTCGCCCGCCTCGACGGCCTGATCCGCGACCTCGCGGAGGTGCCGCCGCCGTCGAGCCCCGGCGTCCTCGGCCGGCTGTTCGGCCGCAAGCCGGAACCGGTCGCCGGCCCGCCCGGCCTCTACGTCTGGGGCCTGGTCGGCCGCGGCAAGACCATGCTGATGGACCTCTTCCACGAGGCGGCGCCCAGCCCGAAGCGCCGGGTCCATTTCCACGCCTTCATGGGCGACGTGCACGAGCGCATCCACCGCCACCGCCAGGCGCTGAAGCAGGGTACCGCCAGGGGCGACGACCCGATCGCGCCGGTGGCCGAGGCGCTCGCGGCCGAGGCGCGCCTGCTCTGCTTCGACGAGTTCACCGTCACCGACATCGCCGACGCGATGATCCTCGGGCGCCTGTTCACCGCCCTGTTCGCCCGCGGCGTGGTGATGGTGGCGACCTCGAACGTCGAGCCCGACCGGCTCTACGAGGGCGGCTTGAACCGCGCCCTGTTCCTGCCCTTCATCGAGCAGCTGAAGGAGCGGGTCGCGGTGGTGCGGCTCGATTCGCGCACCGATTTCCGTCTCGAGAAACTCGGCGGCAGCCCGGTCTACCACGTGCCGGCGGACGAGGCGGCGGAAGCCGCACTCACGCACGCGTTCCGGGCCCTGTCCGGCGAGCCGAAAGGCAGGCCGACGACGATCCAGGTCAAGGGCCACGAGGTGGCGATCCCCGAGGCCGCCGGCGGCGTCGCCCGCTTCACCTTCGCGGATCTCTGCGCCCGGCCGCTCGGCGCCGCCGATTACCTGACGCTCGCCGAGCGCTTCCACACGGTGATCGTGGAGGAGATCCCGGTGATGGACATGCCCCAGCGCAACGAGGCCAAGCGCTTCATCATTCTGGTCGACGCGCTCTACGACACCCGCACCAAGCTCTTGGCTTCCGCCGCCGCCGAGCCGACCGGGCTCTACCTCGCCGATTCCAGCCGCGAGGCGTTCGAGTTCGAGCGGACGGTCTCGCGCCTGATCGAGATGCGCTCGGAGGAATACCTCGCCCTGCCGCATGGGAGGCCGGATTCCGAGGCTTCGGGCAGCTCGACCGGGCTGGTGGAGACGTAA
- a CDS encoding phosphotransferase, giving the protein MNAPSPSDLPETIPVREAHRFPTEALDAFLAQQGLGRLNELRQMRGGQSNPTFLVLAEAGEYVLRKQPPGKLLPSAHAVDREFRVLQALSRTDVPVPQAVAYCADPTVIGTPFYLMERLQGRVFWDPTLPELPREERAGIYYGMNEALARLHLVDPAAIGLSDFGRAGNYFQRQIERWSKQWVASKTRENAAIDRLAEWLPAHIPADSDETRIVHGDFRLDNMIFHKTEPRVIGIIDWELATLGHPLADLGYNCIAYNTAPTAYRGMLGRDLPALGIPTQDEYVRRYCERTGRSDGITPFHVAFALFRLAVILEGVLARAKAGNASSDEASQKGALGIALAERGWELARS; this is encoded by the coding sequence ATGAACGCCCCATCCCCGTCGGACCTGCCCGAGACCATCCCGGTGCGCGAGGCGCACCGCTTCCCGACCGAGGCGCTGGATGCGTTCCTCGCCCAGCAGGGGCTGGGGCGGCTGAACGAGCTGCGCCAGATGCGCGGCGGGCAGTCGAACCCGACCTTCCTGGTCCTGGCCGAGGCCGGCGAGTACGTGCTGAGGAAGCAGCCCCCGGGCAAGCTCCTGCCCTCCGCCCATGCGGTCGACCGGGAGTTCCGGGTGCTGCAAGCGCTCTCGCGCACCGACGTGCCGGTGCCGCAAGCGGTGGCGTATTGCGCCGATCCGACGGTGATCGGCACGCCGTTCTACCTGATGGAGCGGCTGCAGGGCCGCGTGTTCTGGGACCCGACGCTGCCGGAGCTGCCGCGCGAGGAACGGGCGGGGATCTATTACGGCATGAACGAGGCCCTGGCGCGCCTCCACCTGGTCGATCCGGCGGCGATCGGCCTTTCCGATTTCGGCCGCGCCGGCAACTACTTCCAGCGCCAGATCGAGCGCTGGTCGAAGCAGTGGGTCGCCTCGAAGACCCGCGAGAACGCCGCGATCGACCGCCTCGCCGAGTGGCTGCCGGCCCATATCCCGGCCGACAGCGACGAGACCCGCATCGTCCACGGCGACTTCCGCCTCGACAACATGATCTTCCACAAGACCGAGCCGCGGGTGATCGGCATCATCGACTGGGAGCTGGCCACGCTCGGCCATCCGCTCGCCGATCTCGGCTACAATTGCATCGCCTACAACACCGCTCCCACCGCCTATCGGGGCATGCTCGGGCGCGACCTCCCGGCCTTGGGCATTCCCACCCAGGACGAGTATGTGCGCCGCTACTGCGAACGCACCGGACGGAGCGACGGCATCACGCCGTTCCACGTCGCCTTCGCGCTGTTCCGCCTGGCGGTGATCCTCGAGGGCGTGCTCGCCCGCGCGAAGGCCGGCAACGCCTCGAGCGACGAGGCGAGCCAGAAGGGCGCGCTCGGCATCGCGCTGGCCGAACGGGGCTGGGAGCTGGCGCGGAGCTAG
- a CDS encoding glycosyltransferase family 2 protein: MPGPRVSVVLLLRAGVSAEAALASLRAQTFGDYEVLAIGEGAVGVAGADPRMRALRVGEAGRGAARNRGVTAARAEWVAFLDPGDSWREDHLAELVAATRFGDAVAVFGNPVLGEGGRPLLPMSVPSGRVSDPFDFALRIGAAPLRASAALIERAAAIDAGLFPTRCGGGPELDLWGRLALQGPFRYVARPTAVLGPAVASRRVPAPPLLAATLKALLDEGAVPAELAPSARRCRNRLMLGHARKLAELGRPAEARAVLARDCVPGLDPARYLAALARIWRAGRAWPTPGALAGSP, encoded by the coding sequence ATGCCCGGCCCCCGCGTCTCGGTCGTGCTCCTGCTCCGGGCGGGTGTCTCCGCTGAAGCCGCGCTGGCCTCGCTCCGCGCCCAGACCTTCGGCGATTACGAGGTCCTGGCGATCGGGGAGGGGGCGGTCGGGGTCGCAGGCGCCGATCCGCGGATGCGGGCCCTGCGCGTGGGGGAGGCCGGACGCGGCGCCGCCCGCAACCGCGGCGTGACCGCCGCCCGGGCCGAATGGGTGGCGTTCCTCGACCCGGGCGATTCCTGGCGGGAGGACCACCTTGCCGAGCTCGTCGCCGCGACCCGCTTCGGCGATGCCGTTGCGGTGTTCGGCAATCCGGTCCTGGGCGAGGGCGGCCGCCCGCTCCTGCCGATGAGCGTGCCCTCGGGCCGCGTCTCCGACCCGTTCGACTTCGCGCTCCGGATCGGCGCCGCCCCGTTGCGGGCGAGCGCAGCGCTGATCGAGCGGGCGGCGGCGATCGATGCCGGGCTGTTTCCGACCCGCTGCGGCGGCGGGCCGGAGCTCGACCTGTGGGGCCGCCTCGCCCTGCAGGGGCCGTTCCGCTACGTCGCCCGGCCGACGGCGGTGCTGGGTCCCGCGGTCGCGTCCCGGCGCGTGCCGGCGCCGCCGCTGCTCGCCGCCACCTTGAAGGCGCTCCTCGACGAGGGTGCGGTGCCGGCCGAGCTCGCTCCGTCCGCCCGGCGCTGCCGCAACCGGCTGATGCTCGGCCATGCCCGGAAGCTCGCCGAACTCGGCCGCCCGGCCGAGGCGCGGGCCGTGCTGGCGCGGGACTGCGTCCCCGGCCTCGATCCGGCCCGCTACCTCGCGGCCCTCGCCCGGATCTGGCGGGCCGGCCGGGCCTGGCCGACGCCCGGGGCGCTCGCCGGATCGCCCTGA
- a CDS encoding M20 family metallopeptidase, whose translation MTSSSLPTDLSPERAIAAISRWLAVESPTDSAEGVNRMMDLVTDEAATLGLAAERVPGRDGFGDNLILRAGPRTAEPGILVLSHLDTVHPIGTLAGDLAVRVEGDRLYGPGVYDMKGGAWLALQGFAAASRSGLARRPLTFLFTSDEETGSQSTRGLIEDLGRESAAVLVTEPGRDGGKVVTGRKGVGRFDVHVEGRPSHAGTRHADGRNAIREAARLILEIEGLTDYSRGVTTTVGVIAGGTAENVVPQHCRFAVDLRVVTAADGQDYARRILGLSAAQDFRVTVTGGMNRPPYDSEAGATLYAHARALARDELGIDLGEVPLTGGGSDGNFTAALGIPTLDGLGIDGDGAHTLQEYGLISSIAPRMRLMQRLLETL comes from the coding sequence ATGACTTCCTCCTCTCTCCCGACCGACCTCTCGCCGGAGCGCGCCATCGCGGCCATCTCGCGCTGGCTGGCGGTGGAGAGCCCGACGGATTCGGCCGAGGGCGTGAACCGGATGATGGACCTCGTCACTGACGAGGCCGCCACCTTAGGCCTCGCCGCCGAGCGGGTGCCGGGCCGCGACGGGTTCGGCGACAACCTGATCCTGCGGGCCGGTCCCCGGACGGCGGAGCCCGGCATCCTGGTCCTCTCCCACCTCGACACCGTGCACCCGATCGGCACGCTCGCAGGCGACTTGGCCGTGCGGGTCGAGGGCGACCGGCTCTACGGCCCGGGCGTCTACGACATGAAGGGCGGCGCCTGGCTGGCGCTCCAGGGCTTCGCGGCGGCGTCCCGCTCCGGCCTCGCGCGGCGCCCCCTCACCTTCCTGTTCACCAGCGACGAGGAGACCGGATCGCAATCGACCCGCGGGCTGATCGAGGATCTGGGGCGGGAAAGCGCCGCCGTTCTGGTGACCGAGCCCGGCCGCGACGGCGGCAAGGTGGTGACCGGGCGCAAGGGCGTCGGCCGCTTCGACGTCCATGTCGAGGGCCGCCCCTCCCATGCCGGAACCCGCCACGCCGACGGCCGCAACGCCATCCGGGAGGCGGCCCGGCTGATCCTGGAGATCGAGGGGCTGACCGATTACTCCCGCGGCGTCACCACGACGGTCGGGGTCATCGCCGGCGGCACCGCCGAGAACGTGGTGCCGCAGCATTGCCGCTTCGCGGTCGACCTGCGGGTCGTGACCGCGGCGGACGGGCAGGATTACGCGCGCCGGATCCTCGGGCTCTCCGCCGCGCAGGATTTTCGCGTGACGGTGACCGGCGGCATGAACCGGCCGCCCTACGATTCCGAGGCGGGGGCGACGCTCTATGCCCATGCCCGGGCGCTGGCGCGGGACGAGCTCGGGATCGACCTCGGCGAGGTGCCGCTCACCGGCGGCGGCTCGGACGGCAACTTCACCGCGGCTCTGGGCATCCCGACCCTCGACGGCCTCGGCATCGACGGCGACGGGGCGCATACCCTGCAGGAATACGGCCTGATCTCCTCGATCGCGCCCCGGATGCGGCTGATGCAGCGGCTCCTGGAGACGCTGTGA
- a CDS encoding sensor domain-containing diguanylate cyclase, whose translation MPPPRRFLAALKTVRVWIVLGVMAPLGMLLVSSFMLYELRQEMWARAEETSQNLLRVTETDIARNVEIMDLALRGMLAKIENPQVAAAPESLRQLLLFDRVVTADGMGILVLFDEHGNGVLNSRFPPNAGGTFLDRDYFDVHRRNPDLGLYISKPYESRMSGAYTVAFSRRVNKPDGSFGGVVVATLKLSHFTQMLAKIGLGPAGTLNLVRQDGIQIVRFPYDVRDVGTDVSGAPVFQRIVKERNGRFVERARRDGVRRLFTFTQVGDWPLILSIGMSTEEIEAGWRAKALMIGLTLLALFGFAVLLALLCGRELRRREAVEAELARLSLTDGLTGLPNRRRFDEALHQALRAAARSERPLALLIVDADHFKRFNDRYGHAVGDEILHGLARCLSACLLRPHDLVCRIGGEEFGVILPDTDVEGAARVAERLHHEVTTLALPAAGLPAGSVTVSIGLAEAAGTSPDELYRAADAALYAAKSAGRNRTCRAETRPAAAHLQLVAGSDVAFS comes from the coding sequence ATGCCGCCGCCGCGCCGCTTTCTCGCCGCGCTCAAGACCGTCCGGGTCTGGATCGTGCTCGGCGTGATGGCCCCCCTCGGTATGCTGCTCGTCTCGAGCTTCATGCTGTACGAGCTGCGACAGGAGATGTGGGCCCGGGCGGAGGAGACCTCTCAGAACCTGCTGCGGGTGACCGAGACCGACATCGCGCGCAACGTCGAGATCATGGACCTGGCCTTGCGGGGCATGCTCGCCAAGATCGAGAACCCGCAGGTCGCCGCCGCGCCGGAGAGCCTGCGGCAATTGCTGCTGTTCGACCGCGTCGTGACCGCCGACGGCATGGGCATCCTGGTGCTGTTCGACGAGCACGGCAACGGCGTCCTGAACTCGCGCTTTCCCCCGAATGCCGGCGGCACGTTCCTCGACCGTGACTATTTCGACGTCCATCGGCGGAACCCGGATCTCGGGCTCTACATCAGCAAGCCGTACGAGTCGCGGATGTCGGGCGCCTACACGGTCGCCTTCAGCCGGCGCGTCAACAAGCCGGACGGGTCGTTCGGCGGCGTGGTGGTGGCGACGCTGAAGCTGTCGCATTTCACCCAGATGCTCGCCAAGATCGGCCTCGGGCCGGCCGGCACCCTCAACCTCGTCCGTCAGGACGGCATCCAAATCGTCCGCTTCCCCTACGACGTGCGCGACGTCGGCACCGACGTCTCCGGGGCACCGGTCTTCCAGAGGATCGTAAAGGAGCGGAACGGCCGCTTCGTCGAGCGGGCCAGGCGCGACGGCGTGCGCCGGCTCTTCACCTTCACGCAGGTTGGCGACTGGCCGCTCATCCTGTCGATCGGGATGAGCACGGAGGAGATCGAAGCCGGCTGGCGCGCGAAGGCGCTGATGATCGGCCTCACGCTCCTCGCCCTGTTCGGTTTCGCGGTGCTGCTCGCCCTGCTGTGCGGGCGGGAGTTGCGGCGGCGCGAGGCGGTCGAGGCCGAGCTCGCCCGGCTCTCGCTGACCGACGGGCTGACCGGGCTGCCGAACCGGCGCCGCTTCGACGAGGCCCTGCACCAGGCCCTGCGGGCGGCGGCCCGCAGCGAGCGGCCCCTCGCGCTGCTGATCGTCGATGCCGACCATTTCAAGCGCTTCAACGACCGCTACGGCCACGCGGTCGGCGACGAGATCCTGCACGGGCTGGCGCGCTGCCTGTCGGCCTGCCTCCTTCGGCCGCACGACCTCGTCTGCCGGATCGGCGGCGAGGAATTCGGCGTGATCCTGCCGGACACCGACGTGGAGGGAGCGGCCCGGGTCGCCGAGCGCCTGCACCACGAGGTGACGACCCTGGCTTTGCCCGCGGCCGGCCTGCCGGCCGGCTCGGTCACGGTGAGCATCGGGCTCGCGGAGGCCGCGGGCACCTCCCCGGACGAGCTCTACCGGGCGGCGGACGCGGCGCTCTACGCCGCCAAGAGCGCGGGCCGCAACCGCACCTGCCGGGCCGAGACGCGCCCGGCCGCCGCCCATCTGCAGCTGGTCGCGGGATCGGACGTCGCCTTCTCCTGA
- a CDS encoding glycosyltransferase family 4 protein, whose product MTTGPIHSGSMTIAYLVNTAPVTSSTFIRREMAALEAQGVTVRRFALRRWHQPLVDPDDVADQARTHYILSGNLPGLALAALRQAVTGPSAFVRGAWLAAQLARSAGGAVRHAAYFLEAVYFLRCQRREGIAHTHVHFSSNAAAVALIARTMGGPSYSFTAHGPDEFLTAAEDGLALKLSGAAFAVAISDFCRGQLLRFGGPRYRDRIAVARCGLDLKDFVPSERPAGESRTLVCVGRLCPQKGQVYLPAAVAALRATEAPFRLVMIGDGESRPAIEAEIARHGVGDLIDLRGWRSSAEVRTAIAESRALVLPSFAEGLPIVLLEALALERPVVTTTVAGIPELVDERCGRIVPPGDAAALTSALRDILRADDAALAAMGRVGRARVARHHDLTALATTLRGLFAAAIAREQGAEARVERTAPRREAAEVEP is encoded by the coding sequence ATGACAACCGGCCCCATCCATTCCGGCTCGATGACGATCGCCTACCTCGTCAACACCGCCCCGGTGACGAGCTCGACCTTCATCCGGCGCGAGATGGCGGCGCTGGAGGCCCAGGGCGTCACGGTGCGGCGCTTCGCGCTGCGGCGCTGGCACCAGCCCCTCGTCGATCCCGACGACGTCGCCGACCAGGCGCGCACCCATTACATCCTCAGCGGCAACCTGCCCGGCCTCGCCCTCGCCGCCCTGCGCCAGGCCGTCACCGGGCCGTCAGCCTTCGTCCGGGGGGCGTGGCTCGCCGCGCAGCTCGCCCGGTCGGCCGGCGGGGCGGTGCGGCACGCGGCCTATTTTCTCGAAGCGGTGTACTTCCTGCGCTGCCAGCGCCGGGAGGGGATCGCCCATACCCACGTGCACTTCTCGTCGAACGCCGCCGCGGTGGCGCTGATCGCCCGCACCATGGGCGGCCCTAGCTACAGCTTCACCGCCCACGGTCCCGACGAGTTCCTGACCGCCGCCGAGGACGGCCTTGCGCTGAAACTCTCCGGCGCCGCCTTCGCGGTGGCGATCTCGGATTTCTGCCGCGGGCAGCTCCTGCGATTCGGCGGGCCACGGTACCGCGACCGCATCGCGGTGGCGCGCTGCGGCCTCGACCTCAAGGATTTCGTGCCCTCGGAGCGGCCGGCCGGGGAGAGCCGGACGCTGGTCTGCGTCGGCCGGCTCTGCCCGCAGAAGGGGCAGGTCTACCTGCCGGCGGCCGTGGCGGCGTTGCGTGCGACGGAGGCGCCGTTCCGCCTGGTGATGATCGGCGACGGCGAGAGCCGCCCGGCAATCGAGGCCGAGATCGCCCGCCACGGCGTCGGCGACCTGATCGACTTGCGCGGCTGGCGGAGCAGCGCCGAAGTGCGCACGGCCATCGCCGAGTCCCGCGCCCTGGTTCTGCCGAGCTTCGCCGAAGGCCTGCCGATCGTGCTCCTCGAGGCGCTGGCGCTGGAGCGGCCGGTGGTGACCACCACCGTGGCGGGCATCCCGGAACTGGTCGACGAACGATGCGGCCGCATCGTGCCCCCGGGCGATGCAGCCGCCCTGACCAGCGCATTACGCGACATCCTGCGGGCCGACGACGCGGCGCTCGCGGCGATGGGCCGGGTCGGGCGCGCCCGCGTCGCCCGCCACCACGACCTCACGGCGCTGGCCACCACCCTGCGGGGTCTGTTCGCGGCGGCGATCGCCCGGGAGCAGGGCGCGGAAGCGCGGGTGGAGCGGACGGCGCCGCGGCGGGAGGCGGCGGAGGTCGAGCCCTGA
- a CDS encoding LysE family translocator, which yields MSFLPDTPTLLAYLAACLVLFVTPGPDMSLTLARTIGSGRRAGIVTVLGTSLGTLIHTLAAVLGISALIAASATAFTVLKVVGALYLAWLAIDALRRGSALHVRVETVRGGLWRTFWLGLGVNLTNPKVVLFFLTFLPQFVRADAPDPTGQLAFLGLAFVGLSLPLGILMVLGAARVTGALQSRPRLMRGIDWLFAGLFGTFAARILLTVR from the coding sequence ATGAGCTTCCTGCCCGACACCCCGACGCTCCTCGCCTATCTGGCCGCCTGCCTGGTGCTGTTCGTCACGCCCGGGCCCGACATGAGCCTGACGCTCGCCCGCACCATCGGGTCGGGGCGGCGGGCCGGGATCGTGACGGTCCTGGGCACGAGCCTCGGCACCCTGATCCACACGCTGGCCGCCGTGCTCGGCATCTCGGCGCTGATCGCCGCCTCGGCCACCGCCTTCACGGTGCTGAAGGTCGTGGGCGCCCTCTACCTCGCCTGGCTGGCGATCGACGCCCTGCGCCGCGGCTCGGCCCTCCACGTCCGGGTCGAGACGGTGCGGGGCGGCCTGTGGCGCACCTTCTGGCTGGGGCTCGGCGTCAACCTGACCAACCCCAAGGTGGTCCTGTTCTTCCTGACCTTCCTGCCGCAATTCGTGCGCGCCGACGCCCCCGACCCGACCGGCCAGCTCGCCTTTCTGGGCCTCGCCTTCGTGGGCCTGTCGCTGCCGCTCGGAATCCTGATGGTGCTCGGCGCCGCCCGGGTCACCGGCGCGCTCCAGTCCCGGCCGCGGCTGATGCGGGGGATCGACTGGCTGTTCGCCGGGCTGTTCGGCACCTTCGCGGCCCGCATCCTGCTGACGGTGCGCTGA
- the rlmN gene encoding 23S rRNA (adenine(2503)-C(2))-methyltransferase RlmN: protein MATASFDTARRGNGAVPAAEAPAIEKTPEIRPEALETTGPTSLVGLTREALKGRLAAIGVPEREQRMRAGQLWHWINVRGAASFDEMTNVSKVLKGQLAGIHTLDRPEVVSEQVSRDGTRKWLIRMPPTGRHDHNRGAEIECVYIPANDRGTLCVSSQVGCTLTCSFCHTGTQRLVRNLSCQEIVSQLVVARDRLGDWPGRTPPKGAFVPVEGSRFVSNIVFMGMGEPLYNVDNVIDAVGVMSDHEGLGLSRRRITVSTSGVVPQFERLGLEANAMLAISLHAVRDDLRNELVPLNRKYPIRDLLQACRDYPGVSNARRITFEYVMLKGVNDSDAEAKELVRLLKGIPAKINLIPFNPWPGSKYECSDWERIERFSEIVFNAGYASPVRTPRGRDILAACGQLKSETEKLRARARLMLEEGIGAEGVYAAGHDDD from the coding sequence ATGGCGACGGCGTCGTTCGACACCGCCCGGCGCGGGAATGGCGCCGTACCAGCAGCAGAGGCTCCGGCGATCGAGAAGACGCCCGAGATCCGTCCCGAGGCACTGGAGACGACCGGCCCGACCTCGCTCGTCGGCCTCACCCGAGAGGCCCTCAAGGGCAGGCTCGCCGCGATCGGCGTGCCCGAGCGCGAGCAGCGCATGCGCGCCGGCCAGCTCTGGCACTGGATCAACGTGCGCGGCGCCGCGTCCTTCGACGAGATGACCAATGTCAGCAAGGTGCTGAAGGGTCAGCTCGCCGGCATCCACACCCTCGACCGGCCCGAGGTGGTCAGCGAGCAGGTGTCGCGCGACGGCACCCGCAAGTGGCTGATCCGCATGCCGCCGACCGGCCGGCACGACCACAACCGCGGCGCCGAGATCGAGTGCGTCTACATCCCGGCCAACGACCGCGGCACGCTCTGCGTCTCGTCCCAGGTCGGCTGCACCCTGACCTGCTCGTTCTGCCACACCGGCACGCAGCGCCTGGTGCGCAACCTGTCGTGCCAGGAGATCGTCTCGCAGCTGGTCGTGGCCCGCGACCGCCTCGGCGACTGGCCGGGCCGGACCCCGCCGAAGGGCGCCTTCGTGCCGGTCGAGGGCTCGCGCTTCGTCTCGAACATCGTGTTCATGGGCATGGGCGAGCCGCTCTACAACGTCGACAACGTCATCGACGCGGTCGGGGTGATGAGCGATCATGAAGGCCTCGGCCTGTCGCGCCGGCGCATCACCGTCTCGACCTCCGGCGTGGTGCCGCAATTCGAGCGCCTCGGCCTCGAGGCCAACGCCATGCTGGCGATCTCGCTGCACGCCGTGCGCGACGACCTGCGCAACGAGTTGGTGCCGCTCAACCGCAAATACCCGATCCGCGACCTGCTCCAGGCCTGCCGCGACTATCCGGGCGTGTCGAACGCCCGCCGCATCACCTTCGAATACGTGATGCTGAAGGGCGTCAACGATTCCGACGCCGAGGCGAAGGAACTGGTGCGCCTGCTCAAGGGCATCCCGGCCAAGATCAACCTGATCCCGTTCAATCCCTGGCCCGGCTCCAAGTACGAGTGCTCGGACTGGGAGCGGATCGAGCGCTTCTCCGAGATCGTGTTCAATGCCGGCTACGCCTCGCCGGTGCGCACGCCGCGGGGCCGGGACATCCTGGCGGCCTGCGGCCAGCTCAAGAGCGAGACCGAGAAGCTGCGCGCCCGCGCCCGGCTGATGCTGGAGGAGGGGATCGGGGCCGAGGGCGTCTACGCCGCGGGCCACGACGACGACTGA
- a CDS encoding NeuD/PglB/VioB family sugar acetyltransferase, protein MQRPLIILGTGGNALDILDLVESRSGLGPAPWRVAGFLDDARPEGDSVAGLPVLGRLGEARRFAEDPGTGFVNAIGSEASHRERLAIIAGTGLDLGRFATLVHAGAAVSSRATLGPGTCIHAGACVAGRVVVGAHVAIGPGAIVGHDTVIEDGAVLAPGCIVSGFVRLGRSCYVGAGSALRQRVAIGERALVGLGAVVLRDVPAGATVVGNPARTLRTGA, encoded by the coding sequence ATGCAGCGCCCCCTGATCATCCTCGGCACCGGCGGCAACGCCCTCGACATCCTGGATCTCGTCGAGAGCCGGTCCGGACTCGGGCCGGCTCCCTGGCGGGTGGCCGGCTTCCTCGACGACGCTCGCCCCGAGGGCGATTCCGTCGCCGGGTTGCCGGTGCTCGGCCGCCTCGGCGAGGCGCGGCGTTTCGCGGAGGATCCCGGGACGGGCTTCGTCAACGCCATCGGCAGCGAGGCCAGCCACCGCGAGCGGCTGGCGATCATCGCCGGGACCGGACTCGACTTGGGCCGCTTCGCCACCCTGGTCCATGCCGGCGCGGCGGTCTCGTCGCGGGCGACCCTGGGCCCGGGCACCTGCATCCATGCCGGCGCCTGCGTCGCCGGCCGCGTCGTGGTGGGGGCCCATGTCGCCATCGGGCCCGGGGCGATCGTCGGCCACGATACGGTGATCGAGGACGGGGCGGTGCTGGCCCCGGGCTGCATCGTCAGCGGCTTCGTGCGGCTCGGGCGATCCTGCTACGTCGGGGCGGGCAGCGCGCTGCGCCAGCGCGTGGCGATCGGCGAGCGGGCGCTGGTCGGCCTCGGGGCGGTGGTGCTGCGCGACGTTCCGGCGGGCGCCACCGTGGTGGGCAATCCGGCCCGCACCCTGCGGACAGGAGCGTGA